A genomic segment from Kallotenue papyrolyticum encodes:
- a CDS encoding FtsW/RodA/SpoVE family cell cycle protein — MLDKLRRIRFIELQLLLTALLFFASGYLLTSLRFVGTDFDRSAGGLLSLLWPSSLPILLFVLVSLILAWRLPRADQLILPPVAVLSGLGLLLTARLEPQFNALFGPDYYGSIASKQSLFVLAGVLLLLGMALAPLDRIFIRLQRMSFMDWLRHHRWIWIIVGLALVAITLVAGEGPAGQDQRLWIDLGPFNLQPSELLKVILVIFLASYLDEHREVMNELPFRIGRLRLPPLPYLLPMVAMWGLSMGIIIIQRDLGAALLLFILFLSLLYVATNKGWYVIVGLAAFALGAYGMYHLIPRVGERVGLWLDPWSMANGYQPIQALYAISAGGVFGVGLGQGFPYLVPAAHTDYAFTTIAEEMGLAGAIGVLILYLLLMYRGYHIALSINGRFRGFEQLLAIGLTSIWVIQAFIIIGGNLQVIPLTGITLPFISYGGSSVLVNFLMVGLLLRISAHARG; from the coding sequence ATGCTCGACAAACTCCGCCGCATCCGCTTCATTGAGCTGCAATTGCTGCTCACAGCGCTGCTCTTTTTCGCCAGCGGCTACCTGCTGACCTCGCTGCGCTTCGTCGGCACCGACTTCGATCGCTCGGCGGGCGGGCTGCTCAGTCTGCTGTGGCCCTCCAGTCTGCCGATTCTCTTGTTTGTGCTGGTAAGCTTGATTCTGGCCTGGCGACTACCACGCGCCGATCAGCTGATCCTGCCACCGGTGGCCGTGCTTTCAGGGCTGGGCCTGCTGCTGACGGCGCGGCTGGAGCCGCAATTCAACGCGCTGTTCGGGCCGGACTACTATGGCAGCATCGCCTCCAAGCAGTCGCTCTTCGTGCTGGCCGGGGTGTTGCTGCTGTTGGGCATGGCGCTCGCGCCGCTGGACCGCATCTTTATTCGTCTGCAGCGCATGTCGTTTATGGACTGGCTGCGGCACCATCGCTGGATCTGGATCATCGTCGGCCTGGCGCTGGTGGCGATCACGCTGGTGGCCGGCGAAGGTCCTGCGGGCCAGGATCAGCGCCTGTGGATCGACCTGGGTCCCTTTAACCTGCAGCCTTCGGAGCTGTTGAAGGTAATCCTGGTGATCTTTCTGGCCTCGTACCTGGACGAGCATCGCGAGGTGATGAACGAGCTGCCCTTCCGCATCGGGCGCCTGCGTCTGCCGCCGCTGCCCTACCTGTTGCCGATGGTGGCGATGTGGGGGCTGTCGATGGGCATCATCATCATCCAGCGCGACCTGGGCGCGGCGCTGCTGCTGTTCATCCTCTTCTTGTCGCTGCTGTATGTCGCCACCAACAAGGGCTGGTACGTGATCGTCGGGCTGGCCGCCTTTGCCCTGGGCGCCTATGGCATGTACCATCTCATTCCACGCGTCGGCGAGCGCGTGGGGCTGTGGCTCGATCCCTGGAGCATGGCGAACGGCTACCAGCCGATCCAGGCGCTGTACGCCATCTCTGCCGGCGGCGTGTTTGGCGTTGGGCTGGGGCAGGGTTTTCCCTACCTGGTGCCCGCGGCGCATACCGACTACGCCTTTACGACGATCGCCGAAGAGATGGGGCTGGCCGGGGCGATCGGCGTGCTGATCCTCTACCTGCTGCTGATGTACCGCGGCTATCACATCGCGCTGTCGATCAACGGGCGCTTTCGCGGCTTCGAGCAGCTGCTGGCGATCGGCCTGACCTCGATCTGGGTGATTCAGGCCTTTATCATCATTGGCGGCAATCTGCAGGTGATCCCGCTGACCGGTATCACGCTGCCGTTTATCTCCTATGGTGGCTCGTCGGTGCTGGTCAACTTCCTGATGGTCGGTCTGCTGCTGCGCATCTCGGCGCATGCGCGCGGCTGA
- a CDS encoding phage antirepressor N-terminal domain-containing protein: protein MRDRSAFDLPAAFYEDDIFALQELDANERYVPLRRVCARLGLALDDTLLALRGHALLASGLRNLGADGPALRVDLLPLWLALLDPRQVGDDARERLVLYQRESASVLWQAFKPQGFGPEDALLPERSQMTPAEQAYQGMMAQAALARQQMLIERQLDAAQADGNRRAAEAAPRSGPAFDLARLVRRIAHGLAARTRRNEYAGIYSGLYRQFGISSYRNMPRGRLLEATEWLERWHGDIMGEPEPPPDI, encoded by the coding sequence ATGCGCGACCGATCGGCGTTTGATCTTCCGGCGGCATTCTATGAGGATGATATCTTTGCTCTGCAGGAGCTGGACGCCAACGAACGCTACGTCCCGCTGCGGCGCGTCTGCGCGCGGCTCGGTCTGGCGCTCGACGACACGTTGCTCGCCCTCCGCGGGCATGCCCTACTGGCCTCCGGCCTGCGCAACCTCGGCGCTGACGGTCCCGCACTGCGCGTCGATCTGCTGCCGCTGTGGCTGGCGCTGCTCGATCCGCGCCAGGTAGGCGACGACGCGCGCGAGCGGCTGGTGCTGTACCAGCGCGAAAGCGCCTCGGTGCTGTGGCAAGCCTTCAAGCCGCAGGGCTTCGGGCCCGAAGATGCGCTGCTGCCGGAGCGCAGCCAGATGACACCCGCCGAGCAGGCCTACCAGGGCATGATGGCGCAGGCCGCCCTGGCACGCCAGCAGATGCTGATCGAACGGCAGCTCGATGCCGCGCAGGCGGACGGCAATCGCCGCGCCGCCGAGGCCGCGCCGCGCAGCGGGCCGGCCTTCGATCTGGCGCGGCTGGTACGGCGCATCGCCCATGGTCTGGCCGCGCGCACGCGGCGCAACGAGTACGCCGGCATCTACAGCGGCCTGTACCGGCAGTTCGGCATCAGCTCCTACCGCAACATGCCACGCGGTCGGCTGCTCGAAGCCACCGAGTGGCTGGAGCGCTGGCACGGCGACATCATGGGCGAGCCCGAACCGCCGCCGGACATCTAG
- the phoU gene encoding phosphate signaling complex protein PhoU: MPRTHYDQQLRELEEDLLRMASMVESAIGRAVDALKTQNVDAARQIIAEDDAIDHAQYALEDKALSLIARQAPIATDLRLISAVISVASELERMGDYAEGIAEITIRSAHQPLIKPLVDIPRMAQIVQHMIRHALDAFVRRDVAAARQLREMDDEVDHLTTQVQNELLQLMMHDPGATEQAMQLMFVAHNLERLGDRATNIGERLVFLVTGQLEDLNE; this comes from the coding sequence ATGCCGCGCACCCATTACGACCAACAACTCCGCGAGCTGGAAGAGGATCTGCTGCGCATGGCCAGCATGGTCGAGTCGGCGATCGGACGCGCCGTTGACGCGCTCAAAACGCAGAATGTGGACGCCGCGCGGCAGATCATTGCCGAGGACGACGCCATCGACCATGCGCAGTACGCGCTGGAAGACAAGGCGCTCTCGTTGATCGCCCGCCAGGCGCCGATTGCCACCGATCTGCGGCTGATCAGCGCCGTGATCTCGGTGGCCAGCGAGCTGGAGCGCATGGGCGACTATGCCGAGGGCATCGCCGAGATTACCATCCGCAGCGCGCACCAGCCGCTGATCAAGCCGCTGGTGGATATTCCGCGCATGGCGCAGATCGTCCAGCACATGATCCGCCACGCCCTGGATGCCTTTGTGCGCCGCGATGTCGCTGCGGCGCGCCAATTGCGCGAAATGGACGACGAGGTCGATCACCTGACCACGCAGGTGCAAAATGAGCTGTTGCAGTTGATGATGCACGACCCTGGCGCCACCGAACAGGCCATGCAGCTCATGTTCGTAGCGCACAACCTGGAGCGGCTGGGCGATCGTGCCACCAACATCGGCGAGCGCTTGGTGTTTCTGGTGACGGGACAACTGGAAGATCTCAATGAATAG
- a CDS encoding phospholipase D-like domain-containing protein has product MNVTDLLQRLPALRRLFGRIVRRLLLALLALQGAVIGVLISIDTWRKRYRQQGGFPRTFPDAVRIGEDTVQLFTYGEQLYAAMLSDIRAAREQIMFETFIWKDDRVGRAFKEELIRAARRGVRVYVIYDVFANLVVPPRFKRFPPELHVLRFRLLPKPWRLFDPRTYGRDHRKILVVDGRIGYVGGYNIGARYATEWRDTHVRIEGPSVWDLENAFIDFWNIHCGRDLPRLADVGTRSWETRIRVHRNMPSLLIFPIRGMYLEAIDRASQRIYLTQAYFIPDRSILRALLAAARRGVDVRILLPATSNHVIADWLARGFYTKLLRGGVRLLLYQHAMVHAKTATIDGVWSTIGTANIDRLSLVGNYEINVEIYDRNLAQQMEAIFANDSTNAHELTLEQWRRRPWLAKFSETVLLPLRPLL; this is encoded by the coding sequence GTGAACGTCACCGATCTGTTGCAGCGCCTGCCCGCGCTGCGCCGGCTGTTTGGCCGGATCGTGCGCCGCCTGCTGCTGGCGCTGTTGGCGCTGCAAGGCGCTGTGATCGGCGTGCTGATCAGCATCGACACCTGGCGTAAGCGCTACCGTCAACAGGGCGGCTTTCCCCGCACCTTTCCCGATGCGGTCCGAATCGGCGAGGATACCGTCCAGCTCTTCACCTATGGCGAGCAGCTCTACGCCGCGATGCTGAGCGATATTCGCGCCGCGCGCGAACAGATCATGTTCGAAACCTTTATCTGGAAGGATGATCGCGTCGGACGCGCCTTCAAGGAGGAGTTGATCCGCGCAGCGCGACGCGGCGTGCGCGTGTACGTCATCTATGATGTCTTCGCCAACCTGGTCGTGCCGCCGCGCTTCAAGCGCTTTCCGCCCGAGCTGCACGTGCTGCGCTTCCGGCTGTTGCCCAAACCGTGGCGCCTGTTCGATCCGCGCACCTATGGGCGCGACCACCGCAAGATTCTGGTGGTGGATGGCCGGATCGGCTACGTGGGCGGCTACAACATTGGCGCGCGCTATGCCACCGAGTGGCGCGACACGCACGTCCGCATCGAAGGACCAAGCGTCTGGGACCTGGAGAATGCGTTTATCGACTTCTGGAACATCCACTGCGGTCGCGACCTGCCGCGCCTGGCGGATGTAGGCACGCGCAGTTGGGAGACGCGCATCCGCGTCCATCGCAACATGCCCAGCCTGCTGATCTTTCCGATCCGCGGCATGTACCTGGAGGCCATCGATCGCGCCAGCCAACGCATCTACCTCACCCAGGCCTATTTCATTCCGGATCGCTCGATTCTGCGCGCGCTGCTGGCCGCGGCGCGGCGCGGCGTTGACGTGCGCATTCTGCTGCCGGCCACCTCCAACCATGTCATCGCCGACTGGCTGGCGCGCGGCTTCTACACCAAACTGCTGCGCGGCGGCGTGCGACTGCTGCTCTATCAGCACGCCATGGTGCACGCCAAAACCGCCACCATCGATGGCGTGTGGTCCACAATCGGCACGGCCAACATCGACCGTCTAAGTCTGGTAGGCAACTACGAGATCAACGTCGAGATCTACGATCGCAACCTGGCGCAGCAGATGGAGGCGATCTTCGCCAACGACTCGACCAACGCGCACGAGCTGACGCTGGAGCAATGGCGGCGGCGGCCCTGGCTGGCCAAATTCAGCGAAACGGTGCTCCTGCCGCTCCGCCCGCTGTTGTGA
- the recG gene encoding ATP-dependent DNA helicase RecG, protein MASDSDMERREAIIELGRCLAAEAQAGYGDTAVPGGLEAFLRRWQQRANGVADDAVVRAALLRLEGYAACAPDERKARLDESLAQLRALFKSMGNANRARAGGKTARAPLTLASPLSQVPGIAPTLSKAFARLGVRTVEDLLYHFPHRYDDYSSRTTIAGLSVGAIETVVGRVAEVKTFTTRSNLSGVNLLLEDETGRLSVTFFGQRWLANQLKPGDRIVVSGKVTAFNGRLQMNGPSWEPYREDELIHAGRLVPVHPLTRGMHERGARTTIKRVIDLALPLVREHLPDEVRARARLMALPQALRQIHFPDDHQQLAMARYRLGFDEFLFIQIGVLRRKRLWQGVPGYALRIDAQVHAALQQHLPFQFTGAQQRAIDEIFADLQRPVPMARLLQGDVGSGKTVVAAAALLQAIANGFQGALMAPTEILAEQHYRGLKRVLSRVPVPRAAKQLAERSDDWKQRVAAQQLERMQELKRLLGMSDEEDMDGAGVRVALLTGSLTGKQRKRVLESIARGEVDLVIGTHALIQEGVVFNSLGLVVIDEQHRFGVEQRERLKSKGHHPHLLVMTATPIPRSLALAIYGDLDTSIIDERPPGRQPIKTRWITQAEIHKAYKHMRKEIAAGRQAFVICPLVDESEKLELASAVETQEHLQHEIFPDLRVGLVHGRMSQAEKDAVMQAFRDRRYDILVATAVVEVGIDIPNASTILILGAERFGLAQLHQFRGRVGRGEHQSYCIVVSDVDNEVTEQRLRALEESEDGFVLAEKDLEMRGPGEFFGRRQSGTPDLKMARLGDTRLLHAARLEAERILQADPDLTRPEHALLKQKVDAFWANAGATS, encoded by the coding sequence ATGGCAAGCGATTCGGATATGGAGCGTCGCGAAGCGATCATCGAGCTGGGCCGTTGCCTGGCTGCCGAAGCCCAGGCCGGCTATGGCGATACCGCCGTCCCCGGTGGGTTGGAGGCGTTTCTACGCCGCTGGCAGCAGCGTGCCAATGGCGTGGCCGACGATGCGGTGGTGCGCGCCGCGCTGCTGCGGCTGGAGGGTTATGCCGCCTGCGCCCCGGACGAGCGCAAGGCACGCCTGGATGAATCGCTGGCCCAGCTGCGCGCCCTGTTCAAAAGCATGGGGAATGCCAACCGCGCGCGCGCCGGTGGCAAAACGGCGCGCGCGCCGCTCACGCTCGCGTCGCCGCTGAGCCAGGTGCCGGGGATCGCCCCGACGCTAAGTAAAGCTTTTGCGCGGCTGGGCGTGCGCACGGTAGAGGACCTGCTCTACCATTTCCCGCACCGCTACGACGATTATTCATCGCGCACGACCATCGCCGGCCTGAGCGTGGGCGCGATCGAGACGGTGGTCGGGCGCGTCGCCGAGGTCAAGACCTTCACCACGCGCAGCAACCTGAGCGGCGTCAATCTGCTGCTGGAGGACGAGACCGGGCGGCTGAGCGTCACCTTTTTCGGGCAGCGCTGGTTGGCCAACCAACTCAAGCCCGGCGATCGCATCGTGGTCAGCGGCAAGGTGACGGCCTTCAACGGACGCCTGCAGATGAACGGGCCGAGCTGGGAGCCGTACCGCGAGGATGAGCTGATCCATGCCGGGCGGCTGGTGCCGGTCCATCCGCTGACCAGGGGTATGCACGAGCGGGGCGCGCGCACCACGATCAAACGCGTCATCGACCTGGCGCTGCCGCTGGTGCGCGAGCACCTGCCCGACGAGGTGCGCGCCCGCGCGCGCCTGATGGCCCTGCCGCAGGCGCTGCGCCAGATCCACTTCCCCGACGACCACCAACAGCTGGCCATGGCGCGCTATCGTCTTGGCTTCGACGAGTTCCTGTTTATTCAGATCGGCGTGCTGCGGCGTAAACGCCTCTGGCAGGGCGTGCCCGGGTATGCGCTGCGCATCGACGCGCAGGTGCATGCCGCGCTGCAGCAGCACTTGCCCTTTCAGTTCACCGGCGCGCAGCAACGCGCCATCGACGAGATCTTCGCCGATCTGCAGCGACCGGTGCCTATGGCGCGCCTGCTGCAGGGCGATGTCGGCTCGGGCAAGACGGTGGTGGCCGCCGCGGCGCTGTTGCAGGCTATCGCCAACGGCTTTCAGGGCGCGTTGATGGCGCCGACCGAGATTCTGGCCGAGCAGCACTACCGCGGCCTCAAGCGCGTGCTGAGTCGCGTGCCGGTGCCGCGCGCTGCCAAGCAGCTGGCCGAACGCAGCGACGATTGGAAGCAGCGCGTCGCTGCGCAGCAGCTGGAGCGCATGCAGGAGCTCAAGCGTCTGCTGGGCATGAGCGACGAAGAAGACATGGATGGTGCAGGCGTGCGCGTGGCGCTGCTGACCGGTTCGCTGACCGGCAAGCAGCGCAAGCGCGTGCTGGAGAGCATCGCACGCGGCGAGGTCGATCTGGTGATCGGCACGCACGCGCTGATCCAGGAGGGCGTGGTCTTCAACAGCCTGGGCCTGGTGGTGATCGACGAGCAGCATCGCTTCGGTGTCGAACAGCGCGAGCGCCTCAAGAGCAAGGGCCACCATCCCCACCTGCTGGTGATGACGGCGACGCCCATTCCGCGCAGCCTGGCGCTGGCGATCTACGGCGACCTCGATACCTCGATCATCGACGAGCGTCCGCCGGGCCGCCAGCCGATCAAAACGCGCTGGATCACGCAGGCCGAGATCCACAAAGCCTACAAGCACATGCGCAAGGAGATCGCCGCCGGCCGCCAGGCCTTTGTGATCTGTCCGCTGGTTGATGAGAGCGAGAAGCTGGAACTGGCCTCGGCGGTGGAGACGCAGGAACACCTGCAACACGAGATCTTTCCCGATCTGCGCGTCGGGCTGGTGCACGGCCGCATGAGTCAGGCCGAAAAGGATGCGGTGATGCAGGCCTTTCGCGACCGGCGCTACGACATCCTGGTCGCTACGGCGGTGGTTGAAGTCGGCATCGACATTCCCAACGCCTCGACAATCCTGATCCTGGGCGCGGAACGCTTCGGCCTGGCGCAGTTGCACCAGTTCCGCGGCCGCGTGGGGCGCGGCGAGCACCAGTCCTACTGCATTGTGGTCTCGGATGTCGACAACGAGGTGACCGAGCAGCGCCTGCGCGCGCTGGAGGAGAGCGAGGATGGGTTTGTACTGGCCGAGAAGGATCTCGAAATGCGCGGGCCGGGCGAGTTCTTTGGCCGGCGGCAGAGCGGCACGCCCGACCTGAAGATGGCGCGCCTGGGCGATACGCGCCTGTTGCATGCCGCACGCCTAGAGGCGGAACGGATCTTGCAAGCTGATCCGGATTTGACGCGTCCCGAGCATGCCCTGCTGAAACAGAAAGTCGATGCCTTCTGGGCTAACGCCGGCGCGACGAGCTAG
- the phoU gene encoding phosphate signaling complex protein PhoU: MNRQYFQAQLDQLMADTLALGNRVEEQLQRALEAVLSNDLEQMQRIIADDKEINELAQQLHRRCITIIARQQPMARDLREISVVLSLLPEFERMADHAATCCKIMRRLNQEPNFTPIQAMPGIFPQAIPEMGQRVLRLLHDGLDALARRDASFAEAVSREDDAIDHLYRRLFKETIEIARAQPEYGDEAIHLLTLAHNLERIGDRVTNLAEQVIFLLRGEIVELNT, from the coding sequence ATGAACCGACAGTATTTTCAGGCCCAACTCGATCAACTGATGGCCGACACGCTGGCGCTGGGCAATCGTGTCGAGGAGCAACTGCAACGCGCCCTGGAGGCCGTGCTGAGCAACGATCTGGAGCAGATGCAGCGCATTATCGCCGATGACAAGGAGATCAACGAGCTGGCGCAGCAACTCCACCGGCGCTGTATCACGATCATCGCACGCCAGCAGCCCATGGCCCGCGATCTGCGCGAGATCAGCGTGGTGCTCAGCCTGTTGCCGGAGTTCGAGCGCATGGCCGACCATGCCGCTACCTGCTGCAAGATCATGCGGCGGCTCAACCAGGAGCCTAACTTCACGCCGATCCAGGCCATGCCCGGCATCTTTCCGCAGGCGATCCCGGAGATGGGCCAGCGCGTGCTGCGCCTGCTGCACGACGGCCTGGATGCCTTGGCGCGGCGCGATGCCTCCTTTGCCGAAGCGGTGAGCCGCGAAGACGACGCGATCGATCACCTCTACCGCCGCCTGTTCAAGGAGACGATCGAGATTGCGCGCGCGCAGCCGGAGTATGGCGACGAAGCGATTCATCTCTTGACACTGGCGCACAACCTGGAACGCATCGGCGATCGCGTCACCAATCTGGCCGAGCAGGTGATCTTTCTGCTACGCGGTGAGATCGTCGAGTTGAACACTTAG
- a CDS encoding 1,4-alpha-glucan branching protein domain-containing protein, with amino-acid sequence MTHASIGRVAIVLNAHFPYVRRAGRWPHGEEALHRVIAESYLPLLRLAHELRTAGRVASLNLAISPVALEQLADAVILKHFALWLAEWRARVAGDLQRFEAQGEAHGAYLARFYLDWIDAITQLFHGRFKRDLIGALRRLPEQPGELLLTPATYAYLPWLSLAEAHTQLDVGAMSVLRHLGRRPTGLWLPGGGLPPGLRGIALEHGLRYAVGLPAAQPLVTQRNDDLPVIHPDRALNDYIVGSNLGYPGDELYREFHRVHDVSGIAYWRVTGADVPLERKAWYDPYLAFGRAAEHARHFLHALRARLQALRATQQTEAPVVVLAFDAELFGHWWFEGVHWLQHVLEGILAADDLQLIPLHEALERLPWQPAPADSPRHPIFDDPVVAPLRTRLQRAGTRLQAAARQLAQATGLEEELLCQATRELLLAQSSDWATLIATGTATDYAQRRFDEHLARMERLLQYLERDEPTPDAVSYLHQIAELDNPFPFTNYRLLAG; translated from the coding sequence ATGACACACGCATCGATCGGCAGAGTGGCCATCGTCCTCAACGCACACTTCCCGTACGTGCGCCGTGCCGGGCGCTGGCCGCACGGCGAGGAGGCGCTGCATCGCGTCATCGCCGAAAGTTACCTGCCGCTGCTGCGCCTGGCGCATGAGCTGCGTACCGCCGGGCGCGTCGCGTCGCTCAACCTCGCAATCAGCCCGGTGGCGCTGGAGCAACTGGCCGATGCCGTGATCCTCAAACACTTCGCGCTGTGGCTAGCCGAATGGCGCGCGCGCGTCGCCGGTGATCTGCAGCGCTTCGAAGCTCAGGGCGAGGCGCACGGCGCGTACCTGGCGCGCTTCTACCTCGACTGGATCGACGCGATCACGCAGCTCTTCCACGGGCGCTTTAAGCGCGATCTGATCGGTGCGCTGCGGCGCCTGCCTGAGCAGCCGGGCGAGCTACTGCTGACGCCCGCGACCTACGCCTATCTGCCCTGGCTGAGCCTCGCCGAGGCACACACCCAGCTCGACGTGGGCGCCATGAGCGTGCTGCGCCATCTTGGGCGACGACCGACCGGCCTCTGGCTGCCAGGCGGCGGGCTACCGCCTGGCCTGCGCGGCATCGCTCTGGAGCATGGCCTGCGCTACGCGGTGGGCCTACCCGCCGCGCAGCCGCTGGTCACGCAGCGCAACGACGATCTGCCCGTGATCCACCCCGACCGCGCGCTGAACGACTACATCGTCGGCAGCAACCTGGGCTATCCCGGCGATGAGCTCTACCGCGAATTTCACCGCGTGCACGACGTATCAGGCATCGCCTACTGGCGCGTCACCGGCGCGGACGTACCGCTGGAGCGCAAAGCCTGGTACGATCCCTACCTGGCTTTTGGCCGCGCCGCCGAGCATGCCCGGCATTTCCTACACGCCCTGCGCGCGCGGCTCCAGGCGCTGCGCGCGACACAGCAGACTGAGGCACCGGTGGTGGTGCTGGCCTTCGATGCAGAACTGTTCGGTCACTGGTGGTTTGAAGGCGTGCACTGGCTCCAGCACGTGCTGGAAGGCATCCTGGCCGCCGACGATCTGCAGCTCATCCCGCTCCACGAGGCGTTGGAGCGCCTCCCCTGGCAGCCCGCCCCCGCCGACTCGCCCCGTCATCCGATCTTTGATGATCCTGTGGTTGCGCCGCTGCGCACGCGGTTGCAACGCGCCGGCACACGCTTGCAGGCCGCGGCGCGCCAACTGGCCCAGGCCACCGGCCTGGAAGAGGAGCTGCTCTGCCAGGCCACGCGCGAACTGTTGCTGGCACAGAGCAGCGACTGGGCTACGCTGATCGCCACCGGCACGGCGACCGACTACGCCCAGCGGCGCTTCGACGAGCACCTGGCCCGCATGGAACGCCTGCTGCAGTATCTCGAGCGCGACGAGCCGACGCCGGACGCGGTCAGCTATCTGCACCAGATCGCCGAGCTGGACAATCCGTTTCCGTTCACCAACTACCGGTTGCTGGCCGGCTGA
- a CDS encoding nicotinate phosphoribosyltransferase, with product MPHQALTHGILFTDQYQLTMAQVYFRLGIHEQPALFEHFFRSYPDYGRHQAGYCISAGLEPFVRWMQAAQFGDAEIELLRGLRGSSGASLFADDFLRWLRRYGSFEGLTLRALPEGRVAHPLVPLTVVEGPLAQAQILETALLNHLNYQTLIATKAARIRESAGANLVMEFGLRRAQDTGANAGTRAALIGGADFSSNLGMSIALGVPPKGTHAHSMVQAVIAMGMSELDAFRAYAEVYPDDCLLLVDTIDTLGSGVPNAIRVFEELRRKGHRPRGIRLDSGDLAYLSIQAAKMLDQAGFPDTTIVLSNDLDELVIWQILTQIRAEAAQDGIDPEALIRRLVFGVGTQLITSTGAPALGGVYKLVALKYDGGWRPAIKISDTPEKIANPGHKRAWRLYDRRGRATADLLALDDEDLDAMPMITLRHPSDVAKQRSVRRDEVRIEPLHVDVVREGRVIYAWPTLEEIRETRRRDVACLDPGVRRLIHPHVYHVSLSEKLWQLKYELIARARQG from the coding sequence ATGCCACATCAGGCGCTGACACACGGCATTCTGTTTACCGACCAGTATCAGTTGACCATGGCGCAGGTCTATTTTCGGCTCGGCATTCACGAGCAGCCTGCGCTGTTTGAGCACTTTTTCCGCTCCTATCCCGACTACGGACGCCATCAGGCCGGCTATTGCATCAGCGCCGGGCTGGAACCGTTTGTGCGTTGGATGCAGGCCGCGCAGTTCGGCGATGCGGAGATCGAGCTGCTGCGTGGCCTGCGCGGCAGCAGCGGCGCGTCCCTGTTTGCTGATGATTTTCTGCGCTGGCTGCGGCGCTATGGCTCGTTCGAGGGGTTGACGCTGCGCGCCCTGCCAGAGGGCCGCGTGGCCCACCCCTTGGTGCCACTGACGGTGGTGGAAGGGCCACTGGCCCAAGCACAGATCCTGGAAACGGCGCTGCTCAACCATCTCAACTACCAGACGTTGATCGCCACCAAAGCGGCGCGCATCCGCGAGAGCGCGGGCGCCAACCTGGTGATGGAGTTTGGCCTGCGACGGGCGCAGGATACCGGCGCCAACGCCGGCACACGCGCGGCGCTGATCGGCGGCGCGGACTTCAGCTCCAACCTTGGCATGTCGATCGCCCTGGGCGTGCCGCCCAAGGGCACGCACGCGCACAGCATGGTTCAGGCAGTGATCGCCATGGGCATGAGCGAGCTGGACGCCTTCCGCGCCTACGCCGAGGTCTATCCTGACGATTGCCTGTTGCTGGTGGACACCATCGACACGCTGGGCAGCGGCGTGCCCAACGCGATTCGCGTCTTCGAGGAGCTGCGGCGCAAGGGCCATCGACCGCGCGGCATCCGTCTTGACTCTGGCGACCTGGCCTACCTCAGCATCCAGGCCGCTAAAATGCTGGATCAGGCCGGTTTTCCCGACACCACGATTGTGCTGTCCAACGATCTGGACGAGCTGGTGATCTGGCAGATCCTGACGCAGATCCGCGCCGAAGCAGCGCAGGACGGCATCGATCCCGAAGCGCTGATCCGCCGGCTGGTCTTTGGTGTGGGCACGCAGTTGATCACCTCCACCGGCGCACCCGCCTTGGGCGGCGTCTATAAGCTGGTGGCGCTCAAGTATGACGGTGGCTGGCGGCCAGCGATCAAGATCTCGGATACGCCGGAGAAGATCGCCAATCCGGGCCACAAACGCGCCTGGCGGCTCTACGATCGGCGTGGCCGTGCCACTGCTGACCTGCTGGCGCTGGACGATGAGGATCTGGATGCCATGCCTATGATCACCCTGCGCCACCCCTCGGATGTCGCCAAACAGCGCAGCGTGCGCCGCGACGAGGTGCGCATCGAGCCGCTGCACGTCGATGTGGTGCGCGAAGGCCGGGTGATCTACGCCTGGCCCACGCTGGAAGAGATCCGCGAAACGCGCCGGCGGGACGTAGCCTGTCTCGATCCGGGCGTGCGGCGCCTGATTCATCCGCACGTGTACCACGTCTCGCTCAGCGAAAAGCTGTGGCAGCTCAAATACGAGCTGATCGCCAGGGCGCGCCAGGGGTAG